A portion of the Lolium rigidum isolate FL_2022 chromosome 1, APGP_CSIRO_Lrig_0.1, whole genome shotgun sequence genome contains these proteins:
- the LOC124672152 gene encoding STOREKEEPER protein-like: MPSSNRPSPRAATEDDGADSPAADGLRATPPRPNKRSKSSSRRRRRSPNPNPRPRPDYYGTEPSRKSERKRKPRSFPDAALLSRALLPRASPSRAAAVQLWTDADELALLSGAVAFRAGSGRAPRLPDTGPLFESIRDSLSPHIDQSKVYYKLKRLKSKFCNTALSATSTAHDRRVRELSAAIWAADLAPPPPPPPALALEEAHHADDDDDDDDPEDDDGYAPPNVAVGPRMPLVSDLLGEYWKRNARSLSGVSLEKGLALVGADEGRVVEAKWRRQLDAEMRSQVRRHDLAKEVFALLIDTVKGLGP, translated from the coding sequence ATGCCGTCCTCCAACCGCCCCTCGCCGCGCGCCGCGACGGAGGACGACGGCGCCGACAGCCCGGCCGCCGACGGCCTCCGCGCCACCCCGCCCCGCCCCAACAAGCGCTCCaagtccagcagccgccgccgccgccgctcgcccaaccctaaccctaggccGCGCCCGGACTACTACGGCACGGAGCCCTCCCGCAAGAGCGAGCGCAAGCGCAAGCCGCGCTCCTTCCCGGACGCCGCGCTGCTCTCGCGGGCGCTCCTCCCGCGCGCCTCCccgtcccgcgccgccgccgtccagctCTGGACCGACGCCGACGAGCTCGCGCTGCTCTCGGGCGCGGTCGCCTTCCGCGCGGGCAGCGGCCGGGCCCCGCGCCTCCCGGACACGGGCCCGCTCTTcgagtccatccgcgactccctcTCGCCCCACATCGACCAGTCCAAGGTCTACTACAAGCTCAAGCGCCTCAAGAGCAAGTTCTGCAACACCGCGCTCTCCGCCACCAGCACCGCGCACGACCGCCGCGTCAGGGAACTCTCCGCCGCCATCTGGGCCGCCGACCTCGccccccctccacctccacctccagctcTAGCTCTGGAGGAGGCCCaccacgccgacgacgacgacgacgacgacgaccctgaaGACGACGACGGGTACGCTCCCCCCAACGTGGCCGTGGGGCCGAGGATGCCCTTGGTCAGCGATCTGCTCGGCGAGTACTGGAAGAGGAACGCCCGCAGCCTGTCCGGCGTGTCGCTGGAGAAGGGTCTGGCGCTGGTCGGCGCCGACGAGGGCAGGGTGGTCGAGGCCAAATGGAGGCGCCAGCTCGACGCCGAGATGCGCTCCCAGGTGCGCCGCCACGACCTCGCAAAGGAGGTCTTCGCCCTGCTCATCGACACCGTCAAAGGCCTCGGGCCTTAA
- the LOC124707387 gene encoding uncharacterized protein LOC124707387: protein MDALLEQLSAVADTAVDGRGFDPAQFAGVLALFEGHAHAWWAAAEAEHEAVARDTEAAVVTAEGHLKGVMDAAVGRYRGSSGQADALSAATAAMETAFKATSGTHR from the coding sequence ATGGACGCGCTCTTGGAGCAGCTCTCCGCCGTGGCCGACACGGCTGTCGACGGCCGTGGCTTCGACCCGGCCCAGTTTGCCGGCGTCCTGGCGCTCTTCGAGGGCCACGCGCACGCGTGGTGGGCGGCCGCCGAGGCGGAGCACGAGGCGGTGGCCCGCGACACCGAGGCGGCCGTGGTGACCGCTGAGGGGCACCTGAAGGGCGTGATGGACGCGGCCGTGGGCAGGTATCGCGGCTCGTCCGGCCAGGCCGACGCGCTgtccgcggcgacggcggccatgGAGACGGCATTCAAGGCGACGTCCGGGACACATCGCTGA